ACGGGCGCtctatgttttaattgtatttctttCGCTAGTTGACATGTTACCTGAAAAAATAAcacgtaattaaaaaaaaaggtaaatttCCTAATGTCATCGATAATACGACAGTATTTGGAACGTCAATTTCattaaagtatagaaaaaaaacgacgggttgcacgaattgttttaattatcagtataaaagtactatcatttatgtagtagaatacaatatttatttattgcgctatcgtacacaaacatgacaatttattttacattaaatacgcagcgccagctgtctactctccatccgtcttacgaattttcgaccaggtcacgtgtcctgacgcgagtttaacatttttagccattccaaaaaaagtgtacaacgccgctaaagaagttttcacttcaaaaatcatgGGAATATACAACAAATGGTTAAACATACTTTAGTATGTGAAAAACTTTTGCAGTTTCAAGGATCTTATAGAACTTACTGGATCTTCTTTCCGTTTATTCGCTCCGGGTACGTTAATAGTGAACGCGTATACGGTCCCGTTGTTCGTGCCCGCCCATAGTGTTGGTACCGAATGTTGTGctggaattaaataaaaggtttTGTTTCGGTGCTTTAGTCGTTTTGTCGTCAGAAAAtagaacttttttttttcagggaATGAAGCAGTACAGACAGAACATTGCCGTAGCTTAGAACGGGCTACACAGTTGTAGAAAAATCATTTCTTACTGTTTGAGCGGGTTAGAACAcgacaaaaaagttttttttttacagaacagGGTTAAACGGGCAGAGGACTCATCTTATGTTacgtgataccgccgcccataggcactcacattgccagacgGCTCACAAATGCGTTGCGGGCCTTTTAACAATTGGTTCTTTTCAATTATCATCTCCTAATGCCCAAAAACACTAGTTGGATACTAGACTGCTACTACttcagaattaaaaaaaataacgaatgaaaataataacgttttatgtttatatataaatttaatttatattttccttgTTTGACTTGGAAAAGTGATCACTTTCTCCTAAATGAATTATTGCatttaataagtataataatatagattaaCCCTAATATCCCgccttaataattaataaacctaTTATTTGCGTAAAAGAACACATTTAATATGCGTTTCAATACTTGTGTACTCACTGTTAATAAGGAAAGTGCGTGCGAAGTAGAGACATCGGACCATAGAGCCAAAAGCGTCATCATTAGACCTGGCTTCAACGGCACGCTCAATGGGCTTCACTGCCTCGTCGGTCTCTGCTATTTTTTCAACCACCTTCTTGGCGggctattaatatatataattattaagtaaaatcaaccatatttcatattttaaaaattcatatactGTAcgttgagcagtgttggcttagcgtgcgactcatccctgaggtcgtaggttcgatcgcAGGCTGTGCattaatggactttctatgagcgcatttaacaatcgctcgaacgatgaaggaaaatatcgtgaggaaaccgacttgcctcAGACCCAATAAGTCGACGGCATACGTCAGGCAGGCTGAACACCTACTAGCCTAATAGATtcacaaatgatcatgaaacagatacagaaatctttatttaaaatgtactaTGACGACTTTTTTAAggatatacataaaaaaggcGATTGTACTGCGAAAAAATCTATACATGTACCTGTGCCGGCGATGTGGGACTAGCTGCAGTCGTCTGTCGTCTTTGTGAACGTCCTTTCCGAAGTCTTCTAAACGATTCCCTCAACGATTTCTTGAAGGATTTTCTTCTAGATATAGGCGTATCACCCGCTCCAGAGTGGTCTGAAGATTATTTCACATTtatcgtaaaaatattaacaccatgaataaaaactaaatcaatcAACTTCACTGCAAGACagctatatttatatgttaacaaaaaaattagtgGCGTAATCATAACATCtagggcccgtggcaaattcttttgatggggccctatcagtaaaaatcgtcacgtcagtttaattttaattaacttcgagattttcagcgtactcaattacacgttgtatatgtcccactaatggccataggcttcctctcttaggcgagtgGGAATGGTCTGtggtccccacgctagcccaatgcgttattggagacttcacattcattcatagaacataatatctcttggagCTCCCCcctggcattttgccagcactgccaccctattgttacgccactgcttATGAATATAGCCGCCTAAAAACGTGGACTAAAGATAGTTCCGTGTTTGTTaccatttattttcatagacTATGATAGTGAGACCAATTCTGTTTAATTGATTGTATTTtgagtgttatttttttataaaacatttattttcatatttaatttatgcatATTTGTTAGTATGTATACTTAgagctaaataaaaaaataacgttagtaaaatttatacgtataattctaaatttacatttactaagaGTTGACAAATGAAAGGCGTAGAGAAGCATTGTCAAGAAATTCTTCGCTGCTCCTTTATTCTTGTTTATTCATAAAgtatagtatattttacaatGCCAGAAAACGATAacatataaacaaatgaataaatacacaaattcagataaattaataattaatagtgatcatatacaaaatagtatttaaaatagaaaatcttACCATGTGGATTTAGCGTGCACTTGTGTATTAGAGGCGTAGAAGTAAACGCATCGATAAGGGCGAGACCGTGGGCGGTGCCCGCACAAACCACGCCCCACTCCCAATGCGCAGCCAACGATGTTATGGCCGCTGGGGGAGATATTTGGGCCACAGCACttgccttaaaaatattaaataacatcaATTTATCAAGAGCAATAAAAATCAAGTAACAGCCCAGTTTTAGATTCTTTTTTGGCCGGAATTTGTGCGGAAATAAATAATCGTTACAACGTAGAggcaatttaattaaaatctttttttaaaggtcAAAGTGTCCAGTTCTATAAATCAAGGGCCCATTATTCAAAACATGAATAGAGGCTCAAAACGTTACCGAATACCAAGCAAagaattaaattgatttaattaaacattttatagacGATAGGGTGATCTTTACCTGATATCCTTGAGGGAAAGAAAGCGCACCCGAACGTAATGTGAGTTGATCGTGTCCCTTCCATACAAAGCCATCGCGATCTGACACTATGTTCACAGATAAtgactgaaaataaaaaaaatactataattttCTATCAATGCTAAGcgagtaataaattaaatctatataaaaaaccagtggctCTACAACATTTTAGGTCTGgcctaataaatattaaaaatatactttcatACCTTAACTTCAGCGGTGGAAGgattatttttcaaactaGCCATAACTATATGTCCCGCTGCGCCACCAATTGTCAGCATACCAGATAGTGGGCAAAGTATTACCTGTAATTTATTAAGACAATacgttaataaaaatgtattcacTAGTGGATTTCCTAGtaatttatgatattatttCCTAAAcattgacatttttaataatgaaaattctttcactataaaaataacaatttatctCTGAGCTGTTTCTATAGTTGATGCGAAGATACGAGCCGCTTAGGGCCGTTTAAGACTAGTCGTTTCAGCATACGCGGAAACCGGACGCGCGTGGCAGAATGACCTGCGCTGTTGAACATtctgctccacagcataatgctgagccagggccaattacagccacagcacacacgcattacacaatTGATGCGAACCGAATGAGAAATGCcgaacaaaaacacacaaaataacaataatcaaagaaaaaataaaatgagagatatcaaaaacaatgaaaaaaaaaatataaatgtatgtgtgtgtgttttgtttgtaatattatttctattatgaCTATGTCTAATCTGGCATATTTCGGCGTGTTCGCTCGAACCGGTagtagaccagtgccgataatttttgaaaccaaaaaaaattacagtaggatgaaacccattagaaaagcaggggaatatgatcaaaatgaaaggaaaaataaattacggtcgatctgaggtcgggaagggtagggggggggagttttaagggtaaaaaacggtttacctcgatttccggcaaaactaaaagtcctatcgaagaaagttaaatggcaaagttgtaggtaataaaaagatctaaaacttttgtattcacacatttttcacataacctcaaaattggtgtgaaaaattcaaaaaaccaagtttttggttttttatttttatcttttacaaaaatttatttttttaaacgaaatttggtgaaaacttaccttattatgtcccaaatatactgttatttatttgattaaaaatatttattttttcaccttattttgaattaatatcgaaaaaacaccctaattttcaatcgaaaattctgacgtcaaaatttcagcttttttcaaaaagttggtgtgctttcagtttgttgaaatctctactttcctatggtaaaaaaatatatatatattaccatagaaaatcttctcagaaaatgcaaaacatcgtatgcagtaacgcccagacccgtcatacccttccctacttctctatgaatcttctttaaattataatcagatgcctatttattactattttaagataacttatatatacctgagtgacctaaaaaaaaaagtttagcctttagatgtgctaaaattttcgtatttcatagagaagtaaggaaggggatgacaggtctgggcgttactgcatacgattttttgcgttttctgagaagatttactatggtaatatatatatttttttttaccataggaaagtagagatttcaacgaactgaaagcacaccaactttttgaaaaaagctgaaattttgacgtcagaattttcgattgaaaattagggtgttttttcgatattaattcaaaataaggcgaacaaataaatatttttaatcaaataaattacagtgtatttgggacatagaaaggtaagttttcaccaaatttcgttaaaaaaataatatttttgttaaagataaaaataaaaaaccaaaaacttggttttttgaatttttcacataaattttgaggttatgtgaaaaatgtgtaaatacaaaagttttagatctttttattacctccaactttgccatttaactttcttcgataggacttgtagttttgccggaaatcgagataaaccgttttttacccttaaaactccccccccaccccttcccgacctcagatcgaccgtaatttatttttcctttcattttgatcatattcccctgcctttctaatgggtttcatcctactgtaatttttttcactttttatttattttgaaggctatctgcactggtctatagtCGCGTCGTGTCAGTATCAACATGGATTCTGACAAAAACTATTTGCGTTACTTATTCGCCTTTGACTGAGAAGACGAAAAAGATGTAGGGTGTCACTTTAATACACTCTTTCCAAAACTGCGAACTTATACGAGCTAAGAAGCGCGTGTGCCCGTTGCGCCTCTACATACGCTTTCAAAGACGACCTTAACGCGTGTAAAAAACGATAGTCTGAAACCGTTAGTTTTagataaaatcataaaatttttgaagaaTCCTTCGCCAAgtcaaaataatatcaattcTATACTCAGGCTACGACATGTTAATCCGACGTAGAACTCACCCGTTTGACTGCGAGTCGCGGGTCATCGCTGTATGGGTCGAAAGTACCGACGCGTCTGAAAGGAGGCCATTCTTCTTCTTCGTTTTGACTGTCATTATTCTCGCCGATTTCTTCACcactgtaatatatatttactaagtATAACCTCTTAaatggttgtctgtaaagtcggtttacagACGATAGTTTAACGTGATAACGtcataacaaaacaattaatgcATACTATTATGAATagattgaataatttttatggaaTCTACAATTTAATTGACAAATTTAACCTTTATTGTCgcaatttttgtaataaactaTGAGAACCacattaacttttaattacacTTTATAAACAGTTGACGTGAAGATGTAAGTTGTGTGTTGCCGCTGTCTTTCTTCTCCTGGGACACATAGGCCAATCAAGTGGAAGATAGATAGACGCGGCGCAAGGTAACGCACTCATGATTTTTCGTGCGTACAGTTCGTTTAAATAAAGGTTTCAAATCGACAAGGTATATCCACAATATTCAGATAATGGCGTGTTTTAGATTTTAGAAAAAGGATTGACTATATATTGTTTGTCAAAAATTCATGAGTTCAGACGCTTATCATCTGTTGTGTTCATTTCTTAATAAAGTaatgaatatatgttttaattaagttcAGCTAATGTAACACGGTACGAATTTCGCCGGGTCAGCAACCCATAAAATACGTAAACTATAACTACTAAAAAGATTTTAGAGAAAAACGATTTAGCACTTCAGTAGTCAAAATCTATGATTTTAGATGCAAAAAATGCACGAAAACAGGGAAAAAGCGAAGTGAAATCTACATTAGCCTGATATATTAAGCTAAATTACCTTGCGCTCGATCTTTTCAGTCCACTTGAAGCAAGCATCAAAAAGCATAATAAATTTAGCTACATTATACGCAAATTCATGGATATGGATGCAAATAATCATATCTAGCCATCAAATACGAAAATCTGTACTTAAATTTCGTTACATTTACTACAATTCAACATTTACCATAGATTAGTCAAAAGGGgttgttcaagtattacgtaagcagatttactgcaatttatccccccccccccattcTCAacagtaagcaaagctctaaaaaatagtaatacataaataaacatattaattttttggaggaatcctcgaaaatgtatttcgtttttaagcatagacaatgtgtgggtaatatgagtaaaaaaaaaaattactgttgacgtaatcaccaaataagaaaatcaaagacctccccctatagtgcttacgtaatacttgaacggcctcAAAGATATgaataatacttaaaacatagattaatttaatattgtgatCTTACATgccgttttttttattaataatacctaaattaattattgaaatcgCGAAATCTACTTTGAAAAGTCCCAAACCCCTTATAATATAAACTCGAACTGACCTAAAGAGATGCGAAGTGGTATATTTGTACAAGGGCGTCATAACCACGCCGCTGACATCCCAGAAGCGAATGGAGCCATCTTCGTGGCCAGTTAGGAGGATTTGCCGATCGGCCGATTCGCTTGGCTCCACGTCACCACCGGATATGGGCCAAGCACTGTCCGAGTATACATCCTCGATTTGCTTCTCACCTGGTACATTGAAATTAAcctatttaattttgtcataCTATTTTAACGACCCGTAAACTACTATTGAAGTCACGGTTATAAGAAATCGGatatgtacttataaaataaaaaaatattttttaatttttaagcaaATTAGTACAAATGATTACAGACTTTGTCTATGGAACCAAGATGTATGGTTATTTAAACACCAGCTTTTTTAATATCCAGTTATGCTCAGATTATCCAGtctttaaatgaatattatttaaattaattaattcattgaaaataaaacttataaataccAAGatctgtaaatatttattattataaatagcgCGGTATTACACATATAgtatacgttttttttatcCTATGATAAAATTCTcttgttatttatttcgtttcaTACATTCCTATCTCAACATTTACGAAGCATAGATTTTTCTAGAAGTCaaatttaaaggcaatttttcATCGACATTtcgaataatattaagaatcCGGACGTAAAATAATCTTGTTCTTGTTATTCAagtcaattaatttaatttgagttagggagcgttcaagtattacgtcacgcaatttttggagattcttgaccccccccccatgtaacgtgCCGttacgtttttctgtaccttatagtaaaacgtttcttgACCACCCAGTGTcactttatacctaaaagttaccattatgtggcgtaaagtactggaaagtcgaaaataattttaacaataacgcgtaattcaatccccgccccgcaacGTAACGCTTTACAAAAGTTCGTAaggtaatacttgaacgctcccttattgAAAAGTAGATTTGTTTTGTCCTGTTTATTTACCAGCAAAATTACATACGAGTGATAAGGACAAAGCTATATGAAGTTAAAGATACTCACCGGCAGCCACAATATTATCGTAAACTGTATCAGCCACATTGTCCACAAGGTACGCCGTAGTGATAGCACTGGCGTGTATCGACACGAGGTAGGGCAGGCGCAAAGGCCGCCATTTTGCATCGCATAGATCTATCACCACTAATTCTTCTTCCACTAGGACCACCTGtggataaaacattttattaaataatattttttgtgtattttattgatatttctttatgcttttcgtttatttattttattttaacttcgttacattaaaataaaaacataaattattaggaatgcaacgggcggcctttatacaagcgatctcttctagACAACCCTTGTAAGATAAacgataaaaaagaaatattaagggTAGAAGTGCATATCGTAGTTGTAGAATGATAATctcaagaaaaaaatgtttcatttcgtcaatgtacgttaaaatattattatgtgtttttgtccatagttttacttatttattaataacataaataagtccttacttcatgattatGCCAGtaaaatgacataagagtttaaaaataaaaataaatggttttttgacaGTTATTCTACAGTAACAACcaaatcaacaaaaataaaattacaagtaacacTGAAAAATTATAGAAGAATTAGGGGTGGTTTAGGTATGGGCAAAAAAGTGCTTGCCCCACCCGTACTATATCTCTGGTATAGCATTACAAGGGTCccctatatacatatatcttttGTGTATTTTCAAACTCACCAAGGCAGCGGCAACTTGATTCACAGATTGCACTTGAATCTGCGTGGGAGTCTGTGGACGATCTTCTTGCAAGGGTGTTCCATCTGGTGGTACCGAGGTGGTTGTGAAGAAGTCAATCACCTGAAAGTATTTTTTGACTAGTTActaatcgcttcgaaaatatttttatgacaagATTGGCATTATCTCTGCGTGTCTTAACCGAAGAACaaaaaatcgtttattaaaaatgtttttacatattttttgttatagaaCAGGTGTTTTGTGatggacactcttaatgccagagggctcgcgagtgcgttgccggccttttatatatatatcaaaagaGATTAATATTCAACACTTAATTTTAGAACGCATGAAGCAAGCATGaacgttataaatatattaattattgaaatcagTCTATTGCGAAAATTGAGCTTGTAACAaatgatagattatttttgagaataataataacttaccCGACTTGTAAAGTCAAATGCGACATGTTTCTCGCCTTGTTGTACTGTCACAGTGTATTTATCTGAATACGATGCTCGGGGCATACCACCTgaaagattaaaaaattaattaaaatacaaatccCACACTATTAAGTATAAATGTGATACAATCTGAttacaaatgtaaattataattaaataaaactgttcGTTTTGACTACATTACTTTGAATTGTTAagtcttaaaaaaatttcagaACTAATATTGCTATAAAGTGAGTTCTACAGctgaaacatttatattaaaaaaaatacgggTTGCAACGTTGTGcttttttgacattttggaatgggaataattttgcacgaattgctttaattatctgtataaaagtactatcatttatgtggtagaatacaatatttttttattgcgctatcgtacacaaacatgaaaatttatttacattaaatacgccgcgccggctgtctactctccatccgtcttacgaattttcgatcaggtcacgtgtcctgacgcgagtttaattttttttacccattcTAAAAAAAGTGTACGGGGCGTTGTACTCttttttaaagaagttttcactttaaaaatctaaaacatgAAAGATTGCCATtgcattaaattatatataaattttacctGCATATATAATGATCTCGTCCCCATGAACACTATTCCTATTGAGTATCTTCGTAATGGCCTTGCAAGGGTAAGGCCCGTACGGAGTCACGGGCTCTTTGAGCGGTCGATCGCTGGACGCGCCCGCGACCTCCCACGTCACGTACGAACCATCGTTGTGGGACGATGTGAAGTGCTCGCCTGGAATTtagaaaaaaggaaaaaattataataaaaatcaatttaaaataaaagcatgccttctgataaacaatactATTAACCTTATATCTTAATACCTAttgaaccgattttgatgaaacctGTACTGTTTGAATACCCCTTTAGTTTTCGAGAAATTTGTGGACAAACAGACATAAATGACTTCATTTATGTTAGTATAATATAtggcaaaatattatatattactagcggATCCGACAGACGTCCAGAACACAcgtcttacatacaaaaaaatcataaaaatctgTCAAGCTGTTTagtagtttaataaagaacaaatgtacagaagatttatatatatattctaattaatttgcgatatttgttttaaaataagtgttgtttgatgatttgctattttaaaagagcaccgagagttttttacgttggctttttctctcggtctacactctgtcttctttgccgatgagtaatctaccgattcaaatttaatgacgtgaaaTAAGTGATAcgtgtatcttatgttccatagtaaacatattttatttttatttttttatttgctgtattaataaataacctgGACATCTGCCatctgatttgtgaatctaaaccatccagggcgccacccaaacgcataccaaaaaaatcattcaaatcagTCCAGCCTCAAAtagtttaagaggagttcagtgacatacataggtacagaagatttatatatataaagatatacatACCTTCGTCATTCCAACACAAGCTCTCCAACTGTTGATTGGATACAAAGGTGTGTGTAGGTGTGGATGTCTGTCTATCCCATAGCACGACTAAACCCCTGTTGTATCCAATCAAGATTTTGGTTGGAATTTTTGGGTGTTCACAAACTGATTCCACGGCACCAGGATTTACTTTGAAGTCTTCTGGACAGCTGGAAGATAAACAATCACAATAAgctaaattatttcaatatccGAGTTCAATATCTAACGTACCAATTGCAATTATTACGAACCGTAAATTGTTCTACAGACAAGGCATTCGATTTCGTTTCTCTATAGTAACTTGAACTAGAACTTGTAGAAATTAATTCTGGTATTTAATTATAGAAGTGTAAGAgtgttgtaataaaatatgtaacatcATTAAATGCTACtgcattaatatatatagtatagatTGGTATATGTTTGTAGGAGAGATATTCGTTTGAGGCGGATAATACACACCTTTTAATCAAATtagcttaattatttttcacaaatTAGGCTTAATATTAAGCCTTCTAAGCCGGTAGTTACGGTAGGTAGGgctgaacaattaaaaaaaaacattgttaagcGCTTAGGCTTGCTACGTACCAGACCTAATCCGGAATaagaaatttgaaaaatactagtaaaaactaatattggAAGTGTAATATAGTGGAATCACTATAACTCGAATGTTAAGGGAAATGCAAAAATATTCGAGATTTCGACTTAACAAGTACTTCGAGATACATATGATTTAACTGATGAAATTTAGACTTAGAGTCGCTATTTCTAAAAGATTTGTAGAGtcgaatttaaataacaattcaaCTTAAGTTttgtagtatatattttttacatattaatgaAGTATATAACATATACTCACTTCTGCATAACCACATCTTGATAAATGACGTCTTCGCTCATACTGAAACTGCCTGCATCAAGGGTGTATATGTTTCCTCCTTCAGTACCAAGTAACAAATTCTTGCCCGACGACTCCATACACATCGCTGATATCTTCTTGTTCTTGCCTTCGAAGGCATGACTCTTTAATTCCACTAGTGACTTCTCATTTATTTCCCATAGGTGTAGACTGTTGTCGTCGCATAGTGATATTAAACGGCCGGTgcctgaaaatattaattgttatgtGTAAAGCAAAActgtatgaatattttttttatataaataaaataaatctgtggcgctacattagatctgggcctcagatttctgtatctgtttcacgatcatttgtcaatctaataggcaagtaggtgatcagcctcctgtgcctgacacacggcgtcgactttttgggtctaaggcaagtcggtttcctcacgttgttttccttcaccattcgagcgaatgttaaatgtaaaacatagaaagaaaatgtGCCAGCCggtatcgaacctacaaccccagggatgggagtcgcacgttgaagccactaggccaacactgcaattaattaaatatttgatatcttTCGTTATGTTTGAAGAGCTGTCAAATAACACAATAGTTATTTCTCGTCTGATTCTCAAGTTATGCATCATATGTCATTAAAATACTACAAAgcttaaaaatttatcttatactagctgacccggcgcaCTTTGTTCCACCttacagtctaataatatcgtgttaactttagttagacttaggatttcattaaggttaacattaatacaaattctttttgcaaatatagaaatgttttattgcttgccattgcgaaagaagaatggcagttttacacattaggcctcttctctcgaGCGCCAATATTGCGTTACTGCATGtcaaagcactttctgatatacaaCATTCATTTCAACattcgatcaagatcaaacCATGCATCTCctctcattcacctcaagatcggaatttcttgaactgacacgaattcgacgtaaaaatgatgcgtagttttgtcaacggatggcaccacatgctgtttgcattcgtaaaattaatttactcatttattgttatttgataacttatccgatattttagtacttattctgctattcggagttgAGAAGAATCCACTAA
The Pieris napi chromosome 17, ilPieNapi1.2, whole genome shotgun sequence DNA segment above includes these coding regions:
- the LOC125057733 gene encoding lethal(2) giant larvae protein homolog 1 isoform X2: MLKFIRGKGQQPSAERQKLQNELFAFRKTVQHGFPHRASALAWDPLLRLSAIGTATGALKVYGRPGVELYGQHTNPDAAVTQIHFIPGTGRLISLCDDNSLHLWEINEKSLVELKSHAFEGKNKKISAMCMESSGKNLLLGTEGGNIYTLDAGSFSMSEDVIYQDVVMQNCPEDFKVNPGAVESVCEHPKIPTKILIGYNRGLVVLWDRQTSTPTHTFVSNQQLESLCWNDEGEHFTSSHNDGSYVTWEVAGASSDRPLKEPVTPYGPYPCKAITKILNRNSVHGDEIIIYAGGMPRASYSDKYTVTVQQGEKHVAFDFTSRVIDFFTTTSVPPDGTPLQEDRPQTPTQIQVQSVNQVAAALVVLVEEELVVIDLCDAKWRPLRLPYLVSIHASAITTAYLVDNVADTVYDNIVAAGEKQIEDVYSDSAWPISGGDVEPSESADRQILLTGHEDGSIRFWDVSGVVMTPLYKYTTSHLFSGLKRSSASGEEIGENNDSQNEEEEWPPFRRVGTFDPYSDDPRLAVKRVILCPLSGMLTIGGAAGHIVMASLKNNPSTAEVKSLSVNIVSDRDGFVWKGHDQLTLRSGALSFPQGYQASAVAQISPPAAITSLAAHWEWGVVCAGTAHGLALIDAFTSTPLIHKCTLNPHDHSGAGDTPISRRKSFKKSLRESFRRLRKGRSQRRQTTAASPTSPAQPAKKVVEKIAETDEAVKPIERAVEARSNDDAFGSMVRCLYFARTFLINTQHSVPTLWAGTNNGTVYAFTINVPGANKRKEDPVTCQLAKEIQLKHRAPVISITVLDGASVPLPDPLEVERGVAPLPESGTHRVLIVSEEQFKVFTLPSLKPHNKYKLTAHEGARVRRTSFAWFECASGSERHREWCLMCLTNLGDCLLLATDLRRQVNAAAVRKEDINGISTLCFSKRGEALYLHSSSELQRITLSATKVTIAQCHVALSPWALALKSAAEETPLTNGEHKEETAETAHDVTAASADITVDSVRDHTQPTSDVPPELNINLQNSQVNTSSMVVKTTTRTTVNENNVDGATTTTNTTNTTSENILEHSREEGVITRIETGTVTVPAGTDPKLILEMFDRQRSPLAVPVPPAATPTES
- the LOC125057733 gene encoding lethal(2) giant larvae protein homolog 1 isoform X3 encodes the protein MAGRMLKFIRGKGQQPSAERQKLQNELFAFRKTVQHGFPHRASALAWDPLLRLSAIGTATGALKVYGRPGVELYGQHTNPDAAVTQIHFIPGTGRLISLCDDNSLHLWEINEKSLVELKSHAFEGKNKKISAMCMESSGKNLLLGTEGGNIYTLDAGSFSMSEDVIYQDVVMQNCPEDFKVNPGAVESVCEHPKIPTKILIGYNRGLVVLWDRQTSTPTHTFVSNQQLESLCWNDEGEHFTSSHNDGSYVTWEVAGASSDRPLKEPVTPYGPYPCKAITKILNRNSVHGDEIIIYAGGMPRASYSDKYTVTVQQGEKHVAFDFTSRVIDFFTTTSVPPDGTPLQEDRPQTPTQIQVQSVNQVAAALVVLVEEELVVIDLCDAKWRPLRLPYLVSIHASAITTAYLVDNVADTVYDNIVAAGEKQIEDVYSDSAWPISGGDVEPSESADRQILLTGHEDGSIRFWDVSGVVMTPLYKYTTSHLFSGEEIGENNDSQNEEEEWPPFRRVGTFDPYSDDPRLAVKRVILCPLSGMLTIGGAAGHIVMASLKNNPSTAEVKSLSVNIVSDRDGFVWKGHDQLTLRSGALSFPQGYQASAVAQISPPAAITSLAAHWEWGVVCAGTAHGLALIDAFTSTPLIHKCTLNPHDHSGAGDTPISRRKSFKKSLRESFRRLRKGRSQRRQTTAASPTSPAQPAKKVVEKIAETDEAVKPIERAVEARSNDDAFGSMVRCLYFARTFLINTQHSVPTLWAGTNNGTVYAFTINVPGANKRKEDPVTCQLAKEIQLKHRAPVISITVLDGASVPLPDPLEVERGVAPLPESGTHRVLIVSEEQFKVFTLPSLKPHNKYKLTAHEGARVRRTSFAWFECASGSERHREWCLMCLTNLGDCLLLATDLRRQVNAAAVRKEDINGISTLCFSKRGEALYLHSSSELQRITLSATKVTIAQCHVALSPWALALKSAAEETPLTNGEHKEETAETAHDVTAASADITVDSVRDHTQPTSDVPPELNINLQNSQVNTSSMVVKTTTRTTVNENNVDGATTTTNTTNTTSENILEHSREEGVITRIETGTVTVPAGTDPKLILEMFDRQRSPLAVPVPPAATPTES